The region AATACGCTGCCCGTTCCACAAAATCAGCAGGATCGTAGTCTTTTATATACTGCTCGCCTTTCAATTCAGACAAAAGAACATTTACAACGCCTTCTATATGTCGTGGATTCGCGAAAAGAGTAGAGCCTTTACTTATGGAAACATTTCTCTCAGTTCCAGCCCAGTCATACACATCTTGAAATAGATGAAAGTGGATATCTTTAAGATGCCGGTAATCAAAAGATCCTTCCGGCATATCTTCCATCATACGATTGGCAACAGAAAGGCGCTCGAATTTATCAAGCGCCTCTTTATTTTCATATCCGCCTTTATTTTTCAGCACGGATGAACCATCGTAAGTATATACGTCGCTATGGGCGTATCGCGTGGGCATGCTCTGGAAACCGTTCTTTCAAAAGAGTTGTGCGTTCTTCAAAAGAACATTCCTTCTGGATGCACTCTTCAAAAACACTGAGTTCTTCAGCAGTTAAATACAATCCTTCAATTCCCAAAGACGCTTTTGCGTGCATAAGACGACGTCGCAAAATTTCCTTTTTCCTTTTCGGACGTTTGGCTGTATTGAAATTATATTTAGCTGTTTTAATCATGGGAAAATAATAATACTTGGAGAATAAAAAGGCAACCGCAAGAACCGGCCTGCTTAAAGGAGCACCCTTATGGAACCATCCACAATGAACACCATCCTCACTGTTGTCATCATCCTCGGAGCTACAATTCTGCCCTTTAT is a window of Maridesulfovibrio sp. DNA encoding:
- a CDS encoding Fic family protein; translated protein: MLKNKGGYENKEALDKFERLSVANRMMEDMPEGSFDYRHLKDIHFHLFQDVYDWAGTERNVSISKGSTLFANPRHIEGVVNVLLSELKGEQYIKDYDPADFVERAAYYMIELNLAHPFREGNGRALREFLSLLADNAGYGIDIEKLQHGWLEACVEGVSGSGQPMCDVIAEALVLYED